One window of Misgurnus anguillicaudatus chromosome 13, ASM2758022v2, whole genome shotgun sequence genomic DNA carries:
- the LOC129431407 gene encoding uncharacterized protein isoform X4, giving the protein MTSMKACITVITDSLYLTDDRNVAIFPNAEGSFSSLDLTFRAHYEVHGDSLETSTNSPATSAFASVPGQRRFSFTRPAQSASATTAHACRTWTRAINVAEVQDRKPVPKSVVMVRFSESEADVPGIVQKLQVDLRATEPPVLLDANWN; this is encoded by the exons GTCATCACTGACAGTCTGTATTTAACTGATGATAGAAATGTGGCAATTTTTCCAAATGCTGAAGGGTCTTTCAGTTCATTGGATTTGACCTTTAGGGCCCACTATGAGGTCCATGGGGATTCTTTGGAGACCTCTACAAACAGCCCAGCAACCTCTGCATTTGCCTCAGTGCCAGGTCAGCGACGCTTCTCTTTCACAAGGCCAGCACAATCTGCATCTGCAACAACAGCCCATGCATGCCGAACCTGGACAAG AGCAATAAATGTTGCAGAGGTGCAAGATCGGAAACCTGTCCCAAAAAGTGTTGTTATGGTGCGGTTTTCGGAGTCTGAGGCCGACGTCCCAGGCATTGTTCAGAAGCTTCAAGTGGACTTAAGGGCTACAGAACCTCCTGTTTTGCTGGATGCTAATTGGAACTAA